A single region of the Silene latifolia isolate original U9 population chromosome 8, ASM4854445v1, whole genome shotgun sequence genome encodes:
- the LOC141595488 gene encoding uncharacterized protein LOC141595488: protein MALQASATKDDDVEIEDETVLFTLTNLPKDRVLQQGHFLFDNKPLIVRPWSPDVDIVKEEVKEVPVWVRLVHLPLKFWGRCLSKIAGLLGKFIHCDAATKDKTRLGFAWVMVQVPFGKPIPEKVKFLDEDGLVVSVKVEFKWKPVLCKQCHGIGHESSKCRKAKQPQGQKEMGVKEGKKQWRPKAQQGKKGPAALVVVHVPKPVSPAADIVTPVEKPNQFQVSWSRNGKYHVVNTPARKIIRFSRQELMDKGQGSTFGNTNLLESLNTATPTVGIGVIGSVLPPPGAIHLEVKDLSTGYKFFVTMVYAFNGVVERKDLWAKLCAYNRNIKGPWVVCGDFNTVLAPSERLGGNTTFEGMDDFQQCVSECGLTDYVAIGSLYTWSNKDEPSSRVFSRPDRMLVNAKWLQDNSTAYAHFYTEGVFDHTPCVVQEHSNMTKPRRCFKYYNMWSHAEEFTECVRQVWSKKWTGTLMFDLVKKLKSLKWPLKQLNKENFNDIVNNTARAKMSLEYIQDKLRGDPLNPELINQEIEAASSVRFLEVTCSEFLLQKSKAT from the exons TAGAGGATGAAACGGTTTT ATTTACCCTAACTAATTTACCTAAAGATAGAGTCTTGCAACAAGGGCACTTCCTTTTCGACAATAAACCCCTTATTGTGCGACCATGGAGCCCTGATGTTGATATAGTCAAAGAGGAAGTTAAAGAGGTTCCAGTATGGGTTAGGCTTGTACATTTACCACTTAAATTCTGGGGTAGGTGTCTTTCTAAGATTGCTGGGTTGTTGGGAAAGTTTATTCATTGTGATGCTGCTACTAAGGACAAAACTAGGCTTGGGTTTGCTTGGGTCATGGTGCAGGTTCCTTTTGGTAAACCTATCCCTGAAAAGGTTAAGTTTTTGGATGAAGATGGTCTTGTGGTGTCTGTTAAGGTTGAGTTCAAGTGGAAACCTGTGCTTTGTAAGCAATGTCATGGAATTGGTCATGAATCTTCAAAGTGTAGGAAAGCAAAGCAGCCACAAGGTCAGAAGGAGATGGGGGTAAAGGAAGGGAAAAAACAGTGGAGGCCAAAAGCTCAGCAAGGGAAGAAGGGTCCTGCTGCTCTAGTAGTGGTACATGTCCCTAAGCCTGTGTCTCCAGCTGCTGATATTGTTACCCCTGTTGAAAAGCCTAATCAATTTCAAGTGTCTTGGTCTAGGAATGGAAAGTATCATGTTGTGAACACCCCTGCCCGGAAGATTATTAGATTTAGCAGGCAAGAGTTGATGGATAAAGGACAAGGCTCAACTTTTGGGAACACCAATCTCCTTGAGTCCCTTAATACTGCAACTCCCACTGTTGGCATTGGTGTAATTGGTAGTGTATTACCTCCTCCTGGGG CTATTCATTTGGAGGTTAAAGACTTAAGCACTGGGTATAAATTTTTTGTTACCATGGTCTATGCCTTTAATGGTGTTGTTGAAAGGAAAGACTTATGGGCAAAGCTTTGTGCTTATAATAGGAATATTAAGGGGCCCTGGGTGGTTTGTGGGGATTTCAACACTGTTTTGGCTCCCTCTGAAAGGTTAGGTGGCAATACTACTTTTGAGGGAATGGATGATTTTCAACAGTGTGTTTCTGAATGTGGACTTACTGATTATGTTGCAATTGGGTCTTTATATACTTGGAGTAACAAAGACGAGCCTTCCTCAAGGGTTTTTAGTAGGCCTGATAGAATGTTGGTTAATGCTAAGTGGTTGCAAGATAATAGTACTGCCTATGCTCACTTTTACACTGAAGGTGTGTTTGATCATACACCTTGTGTGGTTCAGGAGCATAGCAATATGACTAAACCAAGAAGGTGTTTTAAGTACTACAACATGTGGAGCCATGCTGAGGAGTTTACTGAGTGTGTGAGGCAGGTCTGGAGTAAGAAATGGACTGGCACACTTATGTTTGACCTTGTTAAGAAGCTGAAGTCCTTAAAATGGCCCTTGAAACAGTTAAATAAGGAGAACTTCAATGACATTGTGAACAATACTGCTAGGGCTAAGATGAGCCTTGAATACATTCAAGATAAGCTTAGGGGGGACCCTCTTAATCCTGAGCTTATCAATCAGGAAATTGAAGCTGCTAGTAGTGTTAGATTTTTAGAGGTTACCTGCTCTGAGTTTCTCCTGCAGAAATCTAAAGCTACCTGA